One window of the Pyrinomonadaceae bacterium genome contains the following:
- a CDS encoding MFS transporter translates to MKLRNRVQPTVATAPSVGYLELLRKNRQFRMLWLGQVVSQMGDWFDTIAVYTLALQLTGSSRSVALIMVARFLPSVVMGPLSGVVADRFSRRSIMIASDIMRALVVLGFLFVRRPDQMWLVYVLTVLQLAFSAFFEPAKTAAIPSIVSDRELLPANAIASVTWSIMLTTGAAIGGVVTGLFGTNAAFILDSLTFLASAILISRVSLPKRPAREKTKLTVAKAVGITDTIEGARYVKQRPRVLAYLMVKTSWGVGGGILTLLAVFGERVFPVAGKTATGIGVLFTARGIGTAIGPIVARRWVGETRRHMQTSIGVAFLIAGVFYAAFGTSRSFTLALLCLLVAHAGGSILWVYSTVLLQQTVGDQFRGRVFAAELTLVTLTMAASNYAVGELMDRFGFSPRVVTAAIGVFFLLPGIIWFVTRKWWDVAEARVSPRVSTPSGSEVDRSVNVDP, encoded by the coding sequence ATGAAGCTGCGAAACAGAGTTCAACCAACCGTCGCGACGGCGCCGTCAGTCGGTTATTTAGAGCTGCTTCGGAAGAACCGGCAGTTCCGCATGCTTTGGTTAGGCCAGGTGGTCAGCCAGATGGGCGATTGGTTCGACACAATTGCCGTTTACACCCTAGCGTTGCAACTGACAGGTTCCAGTCGATCAGTCGCGCTGATCATGGTCGCGCGTTTCCTGCCGAGCGTCGTCATGGGCCCGCTGTCCGGCGTCGTGGCCGACCGGTTCAGCCGGCGGTCGATCATGATCGCTTCAGACATCATGCGCGCGCTGGTAGTGCTCGGATTTTTGTTCGTGCGCCGTCCGGATCAAATGTGGCTGGTTTACGTGCTCACGGTTTTGCAACTGGCGTTCTCAGCATTCTTCGAACCGGCGAAGACCGCCGCCATTCCCTCGATCGTTTCGGATCGCGAATTACTTCCGGCAAATGCCATCGCCTCGGTCACATGGTCGATCATGTTGACTACCGGCGCAGCCATCGGTGGCGTCGTGACCGGATTGTTCGGGACGAATGCCGCATTCATCCTGGATTCGCTGACGTTCCTGGCTTCGGCAATCTTGATCAGCCGGGTGAGTCTTCCGAAACGCCCGGCGCGCGAGAAAACTAAACTGACAGTCGCGAAAGCGGTCGGCATCACCGACACGATTGAAGGCGCCCGCTATGTGAAGCAGCGTCCGCGCGTGCTGGCTTACCTGATGGTCAAGACTTCGTGGGGAGTGGGCGGTGGGATCTTGACGCTGCTCGCGGTTTTCGGCGAGCGGGTTTTCCCGGTAGCCGGGAAGACCGCGACAGGCATCGGCGTGCTGTTCACGGCCCGGGGTATCGGCACGGCCATCGGACCCATCGTTGCACGCCGGTGGGTGGGCGAAACACGCCGGCACATGCAGACTTCGATTGGCGTCGCGTTCCTGATCGCCGGAGTTTTTTACGCTGCGTTCGGAACTTCGAGAAGCTTCACGCTTGCGTTGCTGTGCCTGCTCGTCGCTCACGCCGGCGGCAGCATCCTCTGGGTGTACTCAACGGTGCTTCTGCAACAAACCGTTGGAGATCAGTTCCGCGGCCGTGTCTTTGCGGCTGAGTTAACGCTCGTTACCCTAACAATGGCAGCCTCGAATTATGCTGTGGGCGAACTGATGGATCGGTTCGGATTCTCGCCGCGCGTGGTAACGGCCGCGATCGGCGTGTTTTTTCTGCTGCCTGGAATAATCTGGTTTGTAACGCGGAAATGGTGGGACGTGGCAGAGGCCCGCGTGTCACCGCGTGTCAGTACCCCGAGCGGTAGCGAGGTGGATCGATCAGTCAACGTTGACCCCTGA
- a CDS encoding SDR family oxidoreductase — protein sequence MDLGIKDRVALVAAASRGIGYAAALELAREGARVFLCSRDEQRASEAAAAIHKETGADIAGIAADVTNGQDTERFVALALERAGRVDICVTNAGGPPATVFDNTDIEMFRQAFELNALSAIRLAKLVLPGMRERKWGRIINVTSISVKQPVEGLLLSNTVRAGLTGWAKTVSNEVATDGVTVNNVAPGYTLTERQSELANMRSKATGKSKQEIIETWATQTPMRRMAGAEEIAAAIAFLASERASYITGVTLQVDGGWTRGLF from the coding sequence ATGGACTTAGGAATCAAAGATCGTGTTGCACTTGTCGCCGCCGCCAGTCGCGGCATTGGCTATGCGGCCGCGCTTGAGCTGGCCCGCGAGGGCGCGCGAGTTTTTCTTTGCTCGCGTGATGAACAGCGCGCTTCGGAAGCCGCCGCAGCCATTCACAAAGAGACAGGCGCGGACATCGCCGGCATTGCGGCCGACGTTACGAACGGCCAGGACACGGAAAGGTTTGTCGCGCTCGCTCTTGAACGCGCCGGTCGCGTGGACATCTGCGTGACGAACGCAGGCGGCCCGCCGGCGACAGTTTTCGACAATACGGACATCGAGATGTTTCGCCAGGCGTTTGAGTTAAATGCCCTCTCTGCGATTCGACTGGCGAAGCTGGTTCTGCCCGGCATGCGCGAGCGCAAGTGGGGCCGTATCATCAACGTCACGTCGATCTCAGTCAAACAGCCGGTGGAAGGATTGCTGCTTTCCAACACCGTGCGTGCCGGACTGACGGGCTGGGCGAAAACGGTCTCGAATGAGGTCGCCACCGACGGGGTGACCGTGAATAACGTCGCGCCGGGTTACACTTTGACAGAACGGCAGAGCGAACTCGCGAACATGCGGTCAAAGGCGACCGGCAAATCAAAGCAGGAAATCATTGAAACGTGGGCGACGCAGACACCCATGCGGCGCATGGCGGGCGCGGAGGAAATCGCTGCGGCGATTGCATTCCTCGCTTCCGAGCGTGCTTCTTACATCACCGGCGTGACCCTGCAAGTCGATGGCGGGTGGACGCGGGGATTGTTTTAG
- the purE gene encoding 5-(carboxyamino)imidazole ribonucleotide mutase yields the protein MAKKNPQSAIRNSKSLVAVLMGSKSDWDVMRSASDTLKDFGVPHESHVMSAHRSPQLAAEFAGKADSRGIQVIIAAAGGAAHLAGVMAAHTTLPVLGVPMTSALNGLDSLLSTVQMPGGIPVGTLAIGKAGATNAALLAIAILANSRPELKEKLREFRAEQDKKIRATTLD from the coding sequence ATGGCTAAGAAAAATCCGCAATCCGCAATTCGCAATTCGAAATCTCTAGTCGCGGTCCTCATGGGTAGCAAGTCCGACTGGGACGTAATGCGTTCAGCATCAGACACGCTGAAAGACTTCGGCGTGCCACACGAATCGCACGTTATGTCCGCACATCGCTCGCCGCAGCTAGCGGCGGAGTTTGCCGGCAAGGCTGACTCACGCGGCATCCAGGTGATCATTGCCGCCGCGGGCGGCGCCGCTCACCTTGCGGGTGTGATGGCGGCGCACACAACTCTGCCGGTGCTGGGCGTGCCGATGACCAGCGCGCTCAATGGACTTGATTCTTTGCTTTCGACGGTGCAGATGCCGGGTGGAATTCCGGTAGGGACTTTAGCAATTGGAAAAGCGGGAGCCACTAACGCCGCTTTGCTGGCGATCGCAATTCTCGCTAACAGCCGACCTGAACTGAAAGAAAAATTGCGCGAATTTCGCGCCGAGCAGGATAAGAAGATCCGCGCCACGACCCTAGACTGA
- a CDS encoding NADP-dependent isocitrate dehydrogenase, with protein sequence MPTVPITVAHGDGIGPEIMEATLFILKEAGAKLDIHRIDIGEKVYLAGNSSGIEPSSWDSLRSNKVFLKAPITTPQGGGFKSLNVTVRKTLGLYANVRPCVSYSPFVETKHPGMDVVIVRENEEDLYAGIEHRQTDQVIQCLKLISRPGSEKIVRYAFEYARRHNRRKVTCFTKDNIMKLTDGLFHKVFDEIAAEYPDLENEHWIVDIGAAKLADTPEAFDVIVMPNLYGDVLSDVAAQIAGSVGLAGSANIGENIAMFEAIHGSAPRRAGQNLANPSGLLLGAVMMLVHIGQSAIAERVHNAWLRTIEDGVHTYDVYDEKVSKQKVGTKEFGQAIVERLGKKPHTLKAVTYNQDSGEGVFAEETIFKERSDTKKELVGVDVFLDWMKGSPDDLGAALTDITPEDLKLTMISNRGVKVWPGGKSETFCSDHWRCRFVSQNGGTIEHQQIINLLSSVDAGGFDFIKTENLCNFDGERGYSLDQGE encoded by the coding sequence ATGCCCACAGTTCCAATCACAGTCGCCCATGGTGACGGCATCGGGCCGGAAATCATGGAAGCGACGCTGTTCATTCTGAAAGAAGCAGGCGCAAAACTCGACATTCACCGGATCGATATCGGCGAGAAAGTTTATCTTGCGGGCAATAGTTCAGGCATCGAGCCAAGTTCCTGGGATTCGCTGCGCAGCAACAAAGTATTTCTGAAAGCGCCGATCACGACCCCACAAGGTGGGGGCTTCAAGAGTCTCAATGTGACTGTGCGGAAGACACTCGGCCTTTACGCGAATGTGCGGCCGTGCGTTTCGTACTCTCCATTCGTTGAGACAAAGCATCCCGGCATGGACGTCGTAATCGTCCGTGAAAATGAAGAGGATCTTTACGCGGGCATCGAGCATCGGCAGACGGACCAGGTCATCCAATGTTTGAAACTGATTTCACGGCCTGGCTCGGAAAAGATTGTTCGTTACGCTTTCGAATACGCCCGCCGTCACAACCGTAGGAAAGTCACTTGCTTCACCAAAGACAACATTATGAAGCTGACCGACGGTCTGTTTCATAAAGTCTTCGACGAAATCGCTGCTGAATATCCGGACCTTGAGAACGAACATTGGATCGTTGATATCGGCGCGGCCAAGCTCGCCGACACTCCGGAAGCTTTCGACGTGATCGTGATGCCGAATTTGTACGGCGACGTTTTGTCGGATGTGGCGGCGCAGATCGCCGGTTCGGTGGGGCTCGCGGGATCAGCAAACATCGGCGAGAACATCGCCATGTTCGAAGCGATTCATGGCTCGGCGCCGCGCCGCGCGGGTCAGAATCTCGCCAACCCGTCTGGTTTGCTGCTCGGCGCGGTAATGATGCTCGTCCACATTGGCCAGTCTGCAATTGCCGAGCGCGTTCACAATGCGTGGCTGCGCACGATTGAAGACGGTGTCCACACGTATGACGTCTACGACGAGAAAGTAAGCAAACAAAAAGTCGGTACTAAGGAATTTGGCCAGGCCATTGTCGAGCGTCTCGGTAAGAAACCGCACACGCTGAAAGCGGTCACCTATAACCAGGACAGCGGCGAGGGAGTGTTTGCCGAAGAAACGATCTTCAAAGAACGCTCAGACACCAAGAAAGAGTTGGTGGGCGTCGATGTGTTCCTGGATTGGATGAAAGGCTCGCCGGACGACCTGGGCGCGGCGCTGACCGATATTACGCCGGAGGATCTCAAGCTGACGATGATTAGTAATCGCGGCGTAAAGGTTTGGCCCGGCGGCAAGTCTGAAACGTTCTGCTCCGATCATTGGCGTTGCCGTTTCGTAAGCCAGAACGGCGGCACCATCGAGCATCAGCAGATCATCAATTTGTTGTCGAGCGTTGACGCCGGTGGCTTTGATTTCATCAAGACCGAGAACCTGTGCAACTTTGACGGCGAGCGTGGATATTCTTTAGATCAAGGAGAGTAG